A region of Amyelois transitella isolate CPQ chromosome 19, ilAmyTran1.1, whole genome shotgun sequence DNA encodes the following proteins:
- the LOC132902896 gene encoding uncharacterized protein LOC132902896: METIISLYEELKKIRVYLIKLGASRRTEKVLVNKLNEINAIYEKYETWLIGFEEKLKRKYYSSDDIILIKNYCSRFLELHENILVLCNSDKPKSSFNMNSFDLKTALNLLPIMTNEESNTKQLIDNIEYYNTLLKEDTCKQNLINFVLKSRLSPEAKLKLKSKYESVNELIIDMRNVLLCKKAATAIQNKLQKIRQNDLSIADYGKEITELFVDLTITQADGNDQCYKILKPINEKMAVKQFADGLRNRRLSTIISARNYSSLKDAVQAAQDEEVSIPSTSGEIMGMYKKPYHNKYFNNGSNYYRSWRGGRCRYPVHRGRARGQQAAHLASRGQGSRGQYTRGSSGGPQQRGKFFNSTRGNQGMRNNRNIHLMHDNDNNNFEKFEESELSLNQFFREE, encoded by the coding sequence ATGGAAACTATTATATCATTGTATGaggaattaaagaaaattagagtatatttaattaaattaggaGCCAGTCGAAGAACGGAAAAAGTGttagtaaacaaattaaatgagATTAATGCAATCTATGAGAAATATGAGACGTGGCTGATAGGTTTTGAAGAAAAActtaagagaaaatattatagttcggatgatattatattaatcaaaaattattgtagTCGATTTTTAGAgttacatgaaaatattttagtgttGTGTAATAGTGATAAGCCGAAGTCATCGTTCAACATGAAttcttttgatttaaaaacggCGTTAAATCTTTTACCTATTATGACAAATGAGGAGTCGAATACAAAACAGTTGATTGATAACattgaatattataatactttattGAAAGAAGATacatgtaaacaaaatttaattaatttcgtatTAAAAAGTAGGCTTTCTCCTGAAgctaagttaaaattaaaatcaaaatatgaaTCAGTTAATGAGTTAATTATTGATATGAGAAATGTATTATTGTGTAAGAAAGCTGCAACggcaatacaaaataaattacaaaaaattagaCAAAATGACTTGTCAATTGCTGACTATGGTAAAGAAATAACGGAACTATTTGTTGATTTAACGATAACGCAAGCTGACGGGAATGATCAatgctataaaatattaaaacctattaatgaaaaaatggcTGTTAAGCAATTTGCTGACGGCTTGCGTAATCGTCGACTTAGTACGATTATTTCTGCCAGGAATTATAGTTCACTTAAAGATGCTGTACAGGCAGCCCAAGATGAAGAAGTATCAATTCCTTCAACATCTGGAGAAATCATGGGTATGTACAAGAAACCAtaccataataaatatttcaacaatggttcaaattattatagaaGCTGGCGTGGAGGACGTTGCCGCTATCCTGTACATAGAGGAAGAGCTCGAGGACAGCAAGCAGCTCATCTAGCTTCTCGAGGACAAGGGTCACGAGGTCAGTACACGCGAGGAAGTAGCGGAGGTCCACAGCAGAgaggtaaattttttaattcaactagAGGAAATCAAGGGATGCGTAATAATcgtaatattcatttaatgcatgataatgataataataatttcgaaaaatttGAAGAGTCAGAACTTTCTTTGAATCAGTTTTTTCGTGAGGAAtag